Proteins encoded together in one Scyliorhinus torazame isolate Kashiwa2021f chromosome 20, sScyTor2.1, whole genome shotgun sequence window:
- the LOC140396729 gene encoding nodal homolog 2-A-like isoform X2, translating to MENWSCHTDPGDSLPRKKQGVEWALSLPSTSQQSGWNHSGDSWVIDFDMTSIAHRASVQFAELRIQLPPFSACRNTTVLINHSHGYRCGGSRTCQGRSPLGSFTANPSAAGSNWRVFNITALLNSWLSQESPPHEVPGRQDLRPPPSGGCQEGEGHQQRLRERFAKLAVGSRRQPLHGSAEQIMMVVFFRRNRTEAGGISSTLMRTVGRSKFQAAARGGEDANSKRHKRNRKERLTMGNSTAGGDQSLCRRMDMDVNFDQIGWGGWVIYPKTFNAYRCGGECPSPLDETFMPTNHAYMQSLMKSLQPERVPCTSCVPVRMSPLSMLYYKDWEVVLSHHKDMIVEECGCH from the exons ATGGAAAACTGGAGCTGCCACACGGATCCGGGGGATTCCTTACCCCGAAAGAAGCAAGGTGTGGAATGGGCACTCTCGTTACCATCCACAAGTCAGCAGTCAG GCTGGAATCACAGTGGAGACAGTTGGGTCATTGACTTCGACATGACCTCCATCGCTCACCGTGCCTCGGTGCAGTTTGCCGAGCTCCGGATCCAGCTGCCCCCGTTCTCCGCCTGTCGCAACACCACGGTTCTCATCAACCACAGCCACGGCTACCGATGCGGCGGCAGCAGGACGTGCCAGGGTCGCTCGCCTCTCGGTTCCTTCACCGCCAACCCTTCCGCCGCCGGCTCGAACTGGAGGGTATTCAACATCACTGCCCTCCTCAACAGCTGGCTGAGCCAGGAGTCCCCTCCGCACGAGGTGCCCGGGAGGCAGGATCTCCGCCCACCCCCTTCCGGAGGCTGCCAGGAGGGTGAGGGGCACCAGCAGCGCCTGCGGGAGAGGTTCGCCAAGCTGGCAGTGGGCAGCCGGAGGCAGCCCCTTCACGGCAGCGCAGAGCAAATCATGATGGTGGTGTTTTTCAGGAGGAACAGGACGGAGGCAGGAGGGATCTCCTCCACCCTCATGAGGACCGTGGGACGCTCAAAGTTCCAAGCGGCGGCCAGGGGCGGCGAGGATGCCAACAGCAAGAGGCACAAACGAAACAGGAAGGAAAGACTGACTATGGGCAACAGTACCGCAGGGGGCGACCAGTCCCTGTGTCGACGGATGGACATGGACGTCAACTTTGACCAGATCGGCTGGGGAGGATGGGTCATCTATCCCAAAACCTTCAATGCCTACAGGTGTGGGGGAGAATGCCCCTCACCCTTGGACGAGACTTTCATGCCAACCAACCATGCCTACATGCAG AGTTTGATGAAGTCCCTGCAGCCGGAACGTGTGCCCTGCACCTCGTGTGTGCCAGTGAGGATGAGCCCCTTGTCCATGCTCTACTACAAGGACTGGGAGGTGGTTCTCAGTCATCACAAGGACATGATTGTGGAGGAGTGTGGCTGTCATTGA
- the LOC140396729 gene encoding nodal homolog isoform X1, with protein sequence MMSGWVSARAPALLTVLLCASVRGAPSWERSRPGERPPAGAQEDPSSRGPGWYPVYMIQLYRAVTGRGARDISDPQQAAIQQADEVVSLRARGWNHSGDSWVIDFDMTSIAHRASVQFAELRIQLPPFSACRNTTVLINHSHGYRCGGSRTCQGRSPLGSFTANPSAAGSNWRVFNITALLNSWLSQESPPHEVPGRQDLRPPPSGGCQEGEGHQQRLRERFAKLAVGSRRQPLHGSAEQIMMVVFFRRNRTEAGGISSTLMRTVGRSKFQAAARGGEDANSKRHKRNRKERLTMGNSTAGGDQSLCRRMDMDVNFDQIGWGGWVIYPKTFNAYRCGGECPSPLDETFMPTNHAYMQSLMKSLQPERVPCTSCVPVRMSPLSMLYYKDWEVVLSHHKDMIVEECGCH encoded by the exons ATGATGTCTGGCTGGGTCTCAGCCAGGGCGCCTGCCCTGCTCACGGTGCTCCTCTGTGCCTCTGTCCGGGGGGCACCGAGTTGGGAGAGGAGCCGGCCAGGGGAGCGCCCCCCCGCAGGAGCACAGGAGGATCCCAGCAGCCGGGGGCCCGGCTGGTACCCTGTGTACATGATCCAGCTGTACCGGGCAGTGACAGGCAGAGGAGCCAGGGACATCTCTGACCCCCAGCAGGCAGCCATCCAGCAGGCGGATGAAGTGGTCAGTCTCCGAGCCAGAG GCTGGAATCACAGTGGAGACAGTTGGGTCATTGACTTCGACATGACCTCCATCGCTCACCGTGCCTCGGTGCAGTTTGCCGAGCTCCGGATCCAGCTGCCCCCGTTCTCCGCCTGTCGCAACACCACGGTTCTCATCAACCACAGCCACGGCTACCGATGCGGCGGCAGCAGGACGTGCCAGGGTCGCTCGCCTCTCGGTTCCTTCACCGCCAACCCTTCCGCCGCCGGCTCGAACTGGAGGGTATTCAACATCACTGCCCTCCTCAACAGCTGGCTGAGCCAGGAGTCCCCTCCGCACGAGGTGCCCGGGAGGCAGGATCTCCGCCCACCCCCTTCCGGAGGCTGCCAGGAGGGTGAGGGGCACCAGCAGCGCCTGCGGGAGAGGTTCGCCAAGCTGGCAGTGGGCAGCCGGAGGCAGCCCCTTCACGGCAGCGCAGAGCAAATCATGATGGTGGTGTTTTTCAGGAGGAACAGGACGGAGGCAGGAGGGATCTCCTCCACCCTCATGAGGACCGTGGGACGCTCAAAGTTCCAAGCGGCGGCCAGGGGCGGCGAGGATGCCAACAGCAAGAGGCACAAACGAAACAGGAAGGAAAGACTGACTATGGGCAACAGTACCGCAGGGGGCGACCAGTCCCTGTGTCGACGGATGGACATGGACGTCAACTTTGACCAGATCGGCTGGGGAGGATGGGTCATCTATCCCAAAACCTTCAATGCCTACAGGTGTGGGGGAGAATGCCCCTCACCCTTGGACGAGACTTTCATGCCAACCAACCATGCCTACATGCAG AGTTTGATGAAGTCCCTGCAGCCGGAACGTGTGCCCTGCACCTCGTGTGTGCCAGTGAGGATGAGCCCCTTGTCCATGCTCTACTACAAGGACTGGGAGGTGGTTCTCAGTCATCACAAGGACATGATTGTGGAGGAGTGTGGCTGTCATTGA